A genome region from Flavobacteriales bacterium includes the following:
- a CDS encoding replication-associated recombination protein A yields MSLESPLAERLRPATLDEYVGQAHLVGKNSVLRTAIGSGQIPSMILWGPPGTGKTTLANIISATMNRPFFNLSAINSGVKDVREVIDKAKNQGMFSQNGKPILFIDEIHRFSKSQQDSLLGAVEKGLVTLIGATTENPSFEVISALLSRCQVYILKSLERSDLETLMEKGRLEMESSTNKKIKIAESEAMLRFSGGDARKLLNNLELIVNSNSNKTVSITNAFATECLQNTMSKYDKEGENHYDVVSAFIKSMRGSDPNASVYWLARMIAGGEDPKFIARRMLILASEDIGAANPTALVLANGCFQAINVIGYPEAEIILSQTAIYLANSPKSNATYKAIKTAKQLVAESGDLNVPLHLRNAPTKLMKQIGYGKDYDYAHDHENNFVNLEYLPSEIAGSRLYEPQNNARELADRKRLKELWKTKYGY; encoded by the coding sequence ATGAGTCTTGAATCACCGTTAGCCGAGCGTTTAAGGCCCGCTACTTTAGACGAGTATGTTGGGCAAGCACATTTGGTGGGTAAAAACTCGGTATTGAGAACGGCCATCGGTTCTGGTCAAATCCCTTCGATGATTCTTTGGGGACCTCCAGGAACTGGAAAAACAACTTTGGCCAATATCATTTCGGCCACAATGAATCGGCCGTTCTTCAACCTCAGCGCCATCAACTCTGGTGTAAAGGATGTGCGTGAAGTGATTGACAAGGCAAAGAATCAGGGAATGTTTTCGCAAAATGGCAAGCCCATTCTATTTATCGATGAGATTCATAGGTTCAGCAAATCGCAGCAAGATTCGCTACTTGGTGCTGTGGAAAAGGGCTTGGTGACATTGATAGGTGCAACTACCGAAAATCCGTCTTTCGAAGTGATTTCAGCACTATTGTCCCGGTGCCAAGTTTACATTCTCAAATCGCTAGAACGCTCTGATCTCGAGACACTGATGGAAAAAGGGCGTCTCGAAATGGAAAGCTCTACGAACAAAAAAATAAAGATTGCTGAAAGCGAGGCGATGCTGCGGTTTTCAGGAGGCGATGCCAGAAAATTGCTGAACAATCTTGAATTGATTGTCAACTCCAATTCGAATAAAACCGTCTCGATTACCAATGCTTTTGCCACAGAATGTCTTCAAAACACCATGTCCAAGTACGACAAGGAAGGAGAAAATCATTACGATGTGGTCTCAGCGTTCATTAAATCAATGCGTGGCAGCGACCCGAACGCATCCGTTTACTGGTTGGCGAGAATGATTGCTGGAGGAGAAGACCCGAAATTCATTGCAAGACGTATGCTTATATTGGCGTCTGAGGACATTGGCGCTGCAAATCCTACTGCTCTCGTGCTGGCCAATGGATGCTTTCAGGCCATTAACGTTATTGGTTATCCGGAAGCAGAAATAATCTTATCGCAGACAGCTATTTACCTCGCGAATTCTCCAAAAAGCAACGCAACCTACAAGGCAATAAAAACCGCTAAACAACTGGTGGCCGAATCTGGAGACCTGAATGTTCCGTTGCATTTGCGCAATGCTCCTACCAAATTGATGAAACAAATTGGATACGGGAAGGATTACGACTATGCTCATGATCACGAAAACAACTTCGTGAATCTTGAGTACTTGCCGTCCGAAATCGCTGGAAGCAGACTCTACGAACCACAGAACAACGCCCGCGAACTTGCTGACCGCAAACGGCTAAAAGAACTTTGGAAAACCAAGTACGGGTATTAA
- a CDS encoding tetratricopeptide repeat protein codes for MALTKKPFSYFILLAIGLVFLGHFNANCQTSKDNFIQGLLHTNRGEDEKALGFFNKALELKPDYFEAYIMRGSTYMRLADYMNAIIDFDKALELDPTLIKAYNYRGFCYVERKDLRRAIADFSKVIELKPDYPNAYESRAHARSLNNQHELALPDYDQAISMVPEFHEAYNHRAWTKLALTDTAGAISDFTKAIELSENTATYHDDRGQILLLQGNDKDAVKDFSKAIKLDPQFSDAFLHRAKAKIESGKPKTACKDLAAAAELGSKEAKTLADVHCVEEEQESQPEEAEKEPKEKKAKKPAKESESDSEEK; via the coding sequence ATGGCGCTCACCAAGAAGCCCTTTTCCTACTTCATCCTTCTAGCAATTGGGTTGGTTTTCCTTGGCCATTTCAACGCAAACTGTCAAACATCTAAGGACAATTTTATTCAAGGTCTGCTTCACACTAACAGAGGTGAAGATGAGAAGGCGCTCGGTTTCTTCAATAAAGCGTTGGAGTTGAAACCAGACTATTTCGAAGCGTACATCATGCGCGGTTCAACTTACATGCGACTTGCCGATTATATGAACGCCATCATTGATTTTGACAAAGCGCTGGAGCTGGATCCAACGTTGATAAAGGCGTACAATTACCGCGGTTTCTGCTACGTAGAGAGAAAAGATCTTCGGAGAGCAATTGCAGATTTCAGTAAAGTAATTGAACTGAAACCCGACTATCCGAATGCATATGAAAGTCGGGCACACGCAAGAAGCCTCAATAACCAGCACGAATTGGCTTTACCAGATTATGATCAGGCCATCAGTATGGTTCCCGAATTCCACGAAGCGTACAACCACCGAGCATGGACAAAACTTGCTTTGACAGATACTGCTGGCGCAATCTCAGATTTCACTAAAGCCATTGAATTGAGTGAAAACACAGCCACATATCACGATGATCGAGGTCAAATCCTTCTGCTGCAGGGAAACGACAAGGATGCTGTCAAAGATTTCAGCAAAGCAATAAAACTTGACCCTCAGTTTTCGGATGCTTTCCTTCATAGGGCAAAAGCAAAGATTGAATCTGGCAAACCAAAAACGGCATGCAAGGATCTTGCAGCAGCGGCAGAACTGGGAAGCAAAGAGGCAAAAACACTTGCAGACGTTCATTGCGTGGAAGAAGAGCAGGAATCACAACCTGAAGAGGCGGAAAAAGAGCCGAAGGAAAAGAAAGCTAAAAAGCCTGCTAAAGAATCGGAATCAGATTCCGAGGAGAAATAA
- a CDS encoding tetratricopeptide repeat protein, with translation MKSAEQFITDGDLKFESKDFDGAANDYSEALKLDANNSDILYNRGLAYFFANEISAAYSDFTAALDINPNHEDALFNRAQIATILGSFEKAIEDLDRAIQLNNEDCELYTNRGVVKLQLKNHQGAIDDFTRALDVNPSDGKAFFNRGITYLQLHNNEKGIQDLARAYENGVMRAKEALLALQN, from the coding sequence ATGAAAAGTGCCGAACAGTTTATTACCGATGGTGATCTGAAGTTTGAATCCAAAGACTTCGATGGCGCGGCAAATGACTATTCGGAGGCGTTGAAGCTTGATGCCAACAACTCTGATATTCTTTATAACAGAGGTTTAGCCTATTTTTTCGCTAACGAAATAAGTGCTGCATATTCCGATTTCACGGCCGCGTTGGACATCAATCCCAATCACGAAGACGCGTTATTCAATCGAGCACAAATAGCAACAATTCTTGGTTCGTTTGAAAAAGCAATTGAAGACCTGGATCGTGCGATTCAATTGAACAATGAAGATTGTGAACTGTACACAAACAGAGGAGTTGTGAAGCTGCAATTGAAAAACCATCAAGGAGCGATTGATGATTTCACGCGTGCGCTAGACGTGAATCCATCTGATGGCAAGGCGTTTTTCAACCGAGGAATTACTTACCTGCAATTGCACAACAATGAAAAGGGAATTCAGGATCTGGCTAGAGCTTACGAAAATGGTGTGATGCGAGCGAAAGAAGCACTCTTAGCACTTCAGAATTAA
- a CDS encoding tetratricopeptide repeat protein, producing the protein MKQLVLVISFALVCTLTYSQTAEESFKTGLTQLESKNYAEAIDAFNKAIAGDKENTTYLLKRGEAKYGSGKGILAIQDFNKVIQLDEANSAAYALRSAIYVDMKDYKSAIEDCKKAIELDPKNELAYVRMGDAYFFQQPADYIEAMKSYNYAININEKNKTALHNRGFAKRELKDYYGAIDDFNKAILIDAEYGSAYMNRGVCKSLVGDNAGACIDWYLAGEMGQAEANDYIQSRCNQ; encoded by the coding sequence ATGAAGCAACTCGTACTTGTCATCAGTTTTGCCCTCGTTTGCACACTTACCTATTCTCAAACAGCCGAAGAGTCTTTTAAAACTGGGCTTACACAGTTGGAATCTAAAAATTATGCTGAAGCAATAGACGCATTCAACAAAGCCATTGCTGGAGATAAAGAAAACACCACTTACCTACTAAAACGTGGCGAGGCGAAATACGGTTCAGGAAAAGGAATTCTAGCCATTCAGGATTTTAATAAGGTCATTCAATTGGATGAGGCGAATAGTGCCGCATACGCTCTGCGAAGTGCGATTTACGTAGACATGAAAGACTACAAAAGTGCCATTGAAGACTGCAAGAAGGCTATTGAATTAGACCCAAAGAACGAACTGGCATACGTGCGGATGGGCGATGCATATTTCTTTCAACAACCGGCAGACTACATAGAAGCGATGAAATCGTACAACTATGCCATTAACATTAATGAGAAAAACAAAACCGCACTTCATAATCGTGGTTTCGCCAAGCGTGAACTAAAGGACTACTATGGTGCCATTGACGATTTTAACAAAGCGATTCTAATAGATGCTGAATATGGCTCTGCATACATGAACAGAGGCGTATGCAAAAGCCTGGTAGGCGATAATGCAGGAGCCTGTATAGACTGGTATTTGGCAGGCGAAATGGGACAAGCCGAAGCGAACGATTACATTCAGTCGCGCTGTAACCAATAA
- a CDS encoding tetratricopeptide repeat protein — MFGQAQTAQEYYRKAETKAKTQDFRGALNDLNKAIELDPRYIKAFNYRGYVKDELDDYYGALKDYNIAIALKGDYSDAYANRGRAKRKLNDFSGAITDYTTAIELNPSDKDSYLGRGLALKEVKNYNAAIKDLDTAAKLDPAYAKTYTLRGEIKFLKGDINGACDDILKAQKLGYMVAMASYSEYCEH; from the coding sequence GTGTTTGGTCAAGCCCAAACAGCGCAGGAATATTATCGTAAAGCCGAAACCAAAGCCAAAACCCAAGATTTTAGAGGGGCGCTTAACGACCTGAACAAGGCCATTGAACTTGACCCAAGATACATTAAGGCTTTCAACTATCGAGGATATGTGAAAGATGAATTGGACGATTACTACGGTGCATTGAAAGATTACAATATCGCTATTGCTCTAAAAGGTGATTATAGCGATGCTTATGCCAATCGAGGTCGAGCTAAAAGAAAATTGAATGATTTCAGTGGAGCCATCACTGATTACACAACTGCCATTGAATTGAATCCAAGCGACAAGGATTCGTACTTGGGCAGAGGTTTAGCGCTCAAGGAAGTGAAGAACTACAACGCAGCCATCAAAGACCTTGACACGGCTGCCAAACTCGACCCTGCTTACGCAAAAACGTATACTCTACGAGGTGAGATCAAATTCTTGAAAGGCGACATCAACGGTGCTTGCGATGATATTCTAAAAGCTCAAAAACTGGGTTATATGGTAGCGATGGCGTCATATTCTGAATATTGTGAACATTAA
- a CDS encoding von Willebrand factor type A domain-containing protein codes for MKKLIQILLGIISHLMITSLALAQIGTGGIYGIVTDEKGEPIPFASVLVLQSGQQIAGMATDFDGLYKIRGLQPGPYNLRVSSVGFQAEEKQSVIVKAEQNISVDFHLQTGIKLDEVQIVNYMVPLIEKDGGSAMTVTSNGLFPYRHGGGNLLSGDNTSSSSRRNSKNSIVSGSNIQKMAGRGAASVVTTVAGVQNNDGSIGLIRGSRDGSTSTYIDGVKVRGSSSLPQAAYEQVQVLTSGIPAQFGDANGGVVSITTSAGFRDLRIISAREDNSSRKKKHLKPEGLTAGYDLYRQQSFKNVFAEPLSTFSIDVDAASYSQIRRSLNMGSLPPVEVVRIEEMINYFKYDYPQPEGEDPFNIITEVADCPWNSANKLVHIGLQGKELQMEERPKNNLIFLIDVSGSMSDQDKLPLLKQSLRLLVKELEETDKISIVVYAGAAGLVLPSTSGDKKQQLLEAIDRLSSGGSTAGGAGIELAYSIAEKEFIKKGNNRVILCTDGDFNVGVSSDEGLEKLIEKKRESGVFLTVLGFGTGNFQDQKMEKLADKGNGNFAYIDNLQEAQKVLVQEFWGTLFAIAKDVKIQVEFNPGNVLAYRLIGYENRRLAAEDFNDDRKDAGELGAGHTVTALYEVIPAGSILPDGRPLVDTLKYQLAKPVLAAGNDDELLTVKLRYKKPDGDVSKLLIKPLANQSAELDSSSVNMRFSAALAQFGMILLDKELEKAQRLGQIQRVIDMAEKSKGSDEDGRRAEFIRLAELAMVME; via the coding sequence ATGAAAAAGCTCATTCAAATATTACTCGGCATTATCAGCCACTTGATGATAACATCATTGGCGTTGGCCCAAATAGGAACTGGAGGGATTTACGGAATCGTTACAGACGAAAAGGGTGAACCAATACCTTTCGCGAGTGTATTAGTTCTTCAATCCGGTCAACAAATAGCTGGCATGGCGACCGATTTTGACGGCCTGTACAAGATACGTGGACTTCAGCCTGGTCCTTACAACTTAAGAGTATCAAGCGTTGGTTTTCAAGCTGAAGAGAAGCAATCAGTTATCGTAAAAGCCGAACAGAACATTTCGGTAGACTTCCATCTGCAGACTGGCATCAAACTGGACGAAGTTCAGATTGTCAACTATATGGTTCCGCTGATAGAAAAAGATGGTGGCTCTGCAATGACCGTAACTAGCAATGGTCTGTTTCCTTACAGACATGGTGGTGGAAACCTCCTTTCAGGTGACAACACTTCTAGCTCATCACGAAGAAACTCCAAGAATTCCATTGTCTCTGGATCAAACATCCAGAAGATGGCAGGTCGTGGAGCAGCATCCGTAGTAACTACGGTTGCTGGAGTGCAAAACAATGACGGTTCAATCGGTTTAATCCGAGGTTCACGCGATGGCTCAACCAGCACTTACATCGATGGCGTGAAAGTCCGCGGAAGCTCATCGCTTCCACAAGCGGCTTATGAACAAGTTCAGGTGCTGACAAGCGGAATTCCAGCACAATTTGGTGATGCCAATGGTGGAGTTGTCTCTATTACAACTAGCGCTGGATTCCGAGATCTAAGAATTATTTCTGCCCGCGAGGATAATTCAAGTAGGAAAAAGAAACATCTGAAGCCAGAAGGACTTACCGCAGGCTATGATCTGTACAGGCAACAATCATTCAAAAATGTATTTGCAGAACCACTTTCGACTTTCTCTATTGATGTGGATGCGGCTTCATACAGCCAGATCCGAAGAAGCTTGAATATGGGCTCATTACCTCCCGTGGAAGTTGTGAGAATTGAGGAAATGATCAACTACTTCAAATACGACTATCCTCAACCTGAAGGTGAAGACCCTTTCAACATTATAACAGAAGTAGCTGACTGTCCTTGGAATTCGGCAAATAAGTTGGTGCACATCGGTTTGCAGGGTAAAGAACTTCAAATGGAAGAACGTCCGAAGAACAACTTGATTTTTCTGATTGATGTGTCAGGCTCCATGTCAGACCAAGATAAACTTCCCCTTCTGAAGCAATCACTGCGACTTCTTGTGAAGGAGTTGGAGGAAACCGACAAGATTTCGATTGTGGTCTATGCTGGTGCTGCTGGGCTGGTGCTACCTTCAACTTCAGGCGACAAGAAACAGCAGCTGCTTGAGGCTATTGATAGGTTGAGTTCAGGAGGTTCTACTGCAGGCGGTGCAGGCATCGAACTTGCTTACTCTATTGCCGAAAAGGAATTCATCAAGAAAGGAAACAACCGCGTGATCCTTTGTACAGATGGCGATTTCAACGTGGGCGTTTCTTCGGATGAAGGATTGGAAAAACTGATTGAGAAAAAGAGAGAATCTGGTGTATTTCTTACGGTTCTAGGATTTGGGACCGGAAATTTTCAAGATCAGAAAATGGAGAAACTGGCCGATAAAGGCAACGGCAACTTTGCCTACATCGACAATCTTCAAGAAGCTCAAAAAGTATTGGTGCAGGAATTCTGGGGAACGCTTTTCGCCATTGCCAAGGATGTAAAGATCCAAGTTGAGTTCAATCCTGGGAATGTGTTGGCATATCGACTTATCGGATATGAGAACAGACGTTTGGCAGCAGAAGACTTCAACGATGACCGGAAAGATGCTGGCGAATTGGGTGCTGGTCATACGGTGACAGCCCTCTACGAAGTGATTCCTGCAGGAAGCATTCTACCCGATGGCCGTCCATTGGTCGACACGCTGAAATACCAACTTGCTAAGCCCGTGCTTGCAGCTGGAAATGACGATGAGCTATTGACCGTCAAACTGCGATACAAAAAACCTGATGGAGACGTGAGTAAACTTTTGATCAAACCGTTGGCAAACCAAAGTGCCGAACTTGACTCAAGTTCAGTCAATATGCGGTTTTCAGCTGCGCTTGCTCAGTTCGGAATGATCCTATTGGACAAAGAACTGGAAAAAGCCCAACGGTTAGGGCAAATCCAAAGAGTCATTGACATGGCCGAAAAAAGCAAAGGAAGTGATGAAGACGGCAGACGGGCTGAATTCATTCGACTTGCAGAGTTGGCGATGGTAATGGAATAA
- a CDS encoding carboxypeptidase-like regulatory domain-containing protein, producing MKNLVHILMGVLGQLLITSTTLAQVHAGAIFGTVVSESKEAIPLCTILLMKNSQISAGIITDAEGNFILGNVESGLYDLKISSVGFSSKYIRDIRIDGNEVSIPPIEMRWGVQLSSVICSAYRPYCIKPCGFGCICECCVPPSEFHGKEPANHSGAIVSVDTTSFLALTSWRSKK from the coding sequence ATGAAAAATCTAGTACACATTTTAATGGGAGTTCTTGGTCAATTGCTGATTACTTCCACAACGCTGGCTCAAGTACATGCTGGAGCCATTTTCGGTACCGTGGTCAGCGAATCGAAAGAGGCTATTCCATTATGCACGATCCTGTTGATGAAGAATTCGCAAATTTCAGCGGGCATCATCACCGATGCTGAGGGAAATTTCATTCTGGGCAATGTAGAATCAGGGCTTTACGACCTAAAGATTTCCAGTGTCGGGTTCTCATCTAAGTATATCCGAGATATTCGAATTGATGGAAACGAGGTCAGCATACCACCAATTGAAATGCGCTGGGGCGTTCAACTCAGTTCTGTGATCTGTTCAGCCTATCGCCCTTATTGCATCAAACCATGCGGCTTTGGTTGTATCTGTGAATGCTGTGTTCCTCCATCTGAATTTCACGGAAAAGAACCCGCAAACCATTCCGGTGCCATCGTATCTGTTGATACAACAAGCTTCCTGGCCTTGACGAGTTGGCGTAGCAAGAAATAA
- a CDS encoding TetR/AcrR family transcriptional regulator, which produces MSVTKERIITTAVELFNAKGFVSVTMRDLANELDMSLGNLTYHFKKKEELMEAIHDRIIEERNVMLDSVQMIPSIDNIHRQMVPLLQLYERYRFLQQDILEVSRAYPHLAEIMRGQFKNQIRYIKAIIDYSVGSGNMKSEARLGQYQQLAETVWMIITFWLAQRELRDQKGNLYNQARSAIWNLTIPLLTEKGLANFNKIDFNEEVIAN; this is translated from the coding sequence ATGTCGGTTACTAAGGAGCGAATAATCACAACTGCTGTGGAGCTATTCAATGCGAAAGGCTTTGTAAGTGTGACCATGCGCGACCTTGCGAATGAGCTGGACATGAGTCTCGGAAATCTCACCTATCACTTCAAAAAGAAAGAGGAGTTGATGGAAGCCATTCACGACCGCATCATCGAAGAGCGGAATGTGATGCTCGATTCGGTGCAGATGATCCCTTCCATTGATAACATTCACAGACAGATGGTGCCGTTGCTTCAATTGTATGAACGCTACCGATTTCTACAGCAGGACATTCTGGAAGTGAGTAGAGCCTATCCGCATTTGGCAGAGATCATGCGTGGACAGTTCAAGAACCAGATCAGATATATCAAAGCCATCATCGATTACTCGGTTGGTTCTGGGAACATGAAGTCTGAAGCACGTTTGGGACAATACCAGCAATTGGCTGAAACGGTGTGGATGATCATCACATTCTGGCTAGCGCAACGGGAATTGCGTGATCAAAAAGGAAATCTTTACAACCAAGCACGAAGCGCCATTTGGAATTTGACCATTCCTTTGTTGACCGAAAAAGGCCTCGCCAATTTCAATAAGATTGATTTTAACGAAGAAGTAATAGCGAATTGA